A genomic window from Sphingobacteriales bacterium includes:
- a CDS encoding MBL fold metallo-hydrolase, which translates to MAVRKFSYEFDGVHYYRFSVYRLGSNVQTVYAFVVDDVLIDTAQSHNKENILKVARQHDITKIILTHHHEDHSGNVAMLMNTLDIDAYAHPEAVRILKKGLKISPLSKLLSGSVASAHLKPLLETDVVKTENHILKPIYTPGHCDDHYCFFEPDKGWLFSGDLYVADKIKYFATFESLLTQIESLKKLAALDFDTLFCSHNPKTHGGQQRLKNKLQFFEDFAGEVERYYNQGHNARQIFALMGMKENYVNKYLTLGSFCAENMVHSVVRDLRKKRIYK; encoded by the coding sequence ATGGCAGTCCGGAAGTTTAGTTATGAGTTTGACGGAGTACATTATTACCGTTTCAGCGTGTACCGCCTGGGCAGCAATGTGCAGACAGTATATGCCTTTGTAGTGGATGATGTACTGATAGATACCGCGCAAAGCCATAATAAGGAGAACATCTTAAAGGTGGCAAGGCAGCATGATATAACGAAAATCATCTTAACGCATCATCATGAAGACCACAGCGGCAATGTGGCTATGCTGATGAATACCCTGGATATCGATGCCTATGCCCATCCGGAAGCCGTCCGCATTCTGAAAAAGGGGTTGAAGATTTCTCCGCTGTCCAAACTGCTGAGCGGCAGTGTGGCCAGTGCGCACCTGAAACCTTTACTGGAAACAGATGTCGTAAAGACTGAAAATCACATCCTAAAGCCTATATACACGCCGGGCCATTGCGATGATCATTATTGTTTTTTTGAGCCGGATAAAGGCTGGTTATTTTCCGGGGATCTTTACGTAGCGGACAAGATAAAATATTTTGCCACCTTCGAAAGCCTGCTTACACAAATAGAATCCCTGAAAAAACTGGCAGCACTCGACTTTGATACTTTGTTCTGTTCACACAATCCTAAAACGCATGGCGGCCAGCAGCGCCTCAAAAACAAACTGCAATTCTTCGAAGATTTTGCCGGAGAGGTGGAACGGTATTACAATCAGGGTCACAACGCCCGCCAGATTTTCGCTTTAATGGGTATGAAAGAAAATTATGTAAACAAATACCTCACCCTTGGCAGCTTCTGTGCCGAAAATATGGTACACAGTGTGGTCAGGGATTTGAGGAAGAAACGTATATATAAATAA
- a CDS encoding alanine dehydrogenase, whose protein sequence is MESILSKIKSEYALYPKEVLAEVETHKKSLFIGIPKETDYQEKRIPLTPNSVAALVNYGFKIAIEKDAGENANFSNEEYVQAGADVVYTKEDVFKADTILKSGPVNPNEISLLHSHQTILSPILLPNQTKHMIKSMMEKRITAIAFEYVKGDYSTYPFMRSMSEIAGNYAIMTAARYLSNEYGKGILLGGIAGQPPAKVMILGAGTVGEAAARAALALGASVQVFDDNVYRLSRLQADLNNKIYTSVMDPINVLKNISRAHVVIGALKPKNGKTPCVVTEDMVRSMKKGSVIIDVSIDHGGCFETSMVTNHNEPVYTRHDVIHYCVPNIASNVSRTASYALSNILSPILKNAAQAGGIEPLLKYDDGLRHGAYLYKGALTKEFIAQKFDLKFTDLGLLLSADF, encoded by the coding sequence ATGGAATCCATCCTGAGCAAGATAAAATCGGAATATGCCTTATATCCAAAGGAGGTATTAGCCGAAGTGGAAACACATAAGAAATCGTTGTTTATCGGCATTCCCAAAGAAACGGATTATCAGGAAAAACGGATTCCGCTGACGCCCAATTCCGTGGCGGCATTGGTGAATTATGGCTTCAAGATTGCGATTGAAAAAGATGCCGGCGAGAATGCCAATTTCAGCAACGAGGAATATGTGCAGGCCGGCGCCGATGTGGTATACACCAAGGAAGATGTTTTCAAAGCCGATACCATCCTAAAATCAGGACCGGTCAATCCGAATGAAATATCCCTGCTTCATTCTCACCAGACGATACTATCGCCGATTTTATTGCCCAACCAGACCAAACATATGATAAAAAGCATGATGGAAAAACGCATCACCGCCATCGCTTTTGAATATGTGAAAGGAGATTACAGCACATATCCCTTTATGCGGAGTATGAGTGAAATAGCGGGAAACTATGCCATCATGACCGCTGCCCGTTATTTAAGCAATGAATACGGCAAAGGGATCCTGTTAGGCGGCATCGCGGGACAACCTCCTGCCAAAGTGATGATACTGGGAGCAGGAACGGTAGGTGAAGCGGCGGCAAGAGCGGCACTGGCGCTGGGTGCCTCGGTCCAGGTATTTGATGATAATGTGTACCGGCTTTCGAGATTACAGGCAGACCTGAACAATAAGATTTATACTTCCGTCATGGATCCCATCAACGTGCTGAAAAACATTTCCCGGGCACATGTGGTGATTGGCGCACTGAAACCGAAAAACGGCAAGACACCTTGCGTAGTGACGGAAGATATGGTACGTTCCATGAAGAAGGGGTCCGTAATCATTGACGTTTCCATCGATCATGGCGGCTGCTTTGAAACCTCCATGGTTACGAATCATAATGAACCTGTTTATACACGTCATGATGTCATTCATTACTGCGTACCGAACATTGCTTCCAATGTTTCGAGAACTGCCAGCTATGCCTTGAGTAATATCCTGTCACCCATCTTAAAAAACGCCGCACAGGCCGGTGGCATCGAACCGCTGCTGAAATACGACGACGGTCTGCGCCACGGAGCTTATCTCTACAAAGGCGCCCTTACGAAAGAATTCATTGCGCAGAAATTTGACTTAAAATTCACCGACCTGGGGTTGCTGCTGAGCGCAGATTTCTGA
- a CDS encoding NAD(P)-dependent oxidoreductase, producing MSFKNKTVFISGATRGIGHAIGMRLAKEGANIVIAAKSTEENPKLGGTIYTAAEDMTKAGGKGLGIKCDIRNEEEVAAAIKQTVDTFGGIDILVNNASAINLSPIAQLDMKRYDLMQDINTRGTFLCSKLCIPHLLKAENPHILMLSPPLTSITERWFAGHTGYSIAKFGMSLVVLGLGGEYRGKIGVNALWPRTTIATAAVLNLLGGESVANSSRKPDIIADAAYAIFKRDGKTTTGNFFMDDEVLFSEGITDLEPYAVKQGAPLTPDFFV from the coding sequence ATGTCATTCAAAAACAAAACTGTCTTTATTTCCGGTGCCACCCGAGGTATTGGACATGCAATAGGCATGCGCCTGGCGAAAGAAGGTGCAAATATTGTCATCGCTGCAAAAAGCACCGAAGAAAATCCAAAACTGGGCGGAACGATTTATACAGCAGCCGAAGACATGACGAAAGCAGGCGGCAAAGGGCTCGGCATTAAATGTGATATCCGTAATGAGGAGGAGGTAGCTGCAGCGATAAAACAAACGGTGGACACGTTTGGCGGGATAGACATCCTGGTCAATAACGCTTCTGCCATCAACTTATCGCCGATTGCGCAATTGGATATGAAACGCTACGACCTGATGCAGGACATCAATACACGCGGTACGTTCCTGTGTTCTAAATTGTGCATTCCGCATTTGCTGAAAGCGGAAAATCCGCATATACTCATGTTGTCGCCACCCTTGACTTCCATCACGGAGCGATGGTTCGCCGGGCATACCGGTTATTCGATTGCCAAGTTCGGAATGAGTCTGGTGGTATTGGGTCTGGGAGGTGAGTACAGAGGTAAGATCGGTGTAAACGCTTTATGGCCGCGCACCACGATAGCCACTGCCGCTGTGTTGAATCTGCTCGGTGGTGAGTCTGTTGCCAATTCTTCCCGTAAGCCGGATATCATCGCGGATGCGGCGTATGCCATATTCAAGAGAGATGGTAAGACAACGACCGGGAACTTTTTTATGGACGATGAGGTTTTATTCAGCGAGGGAATTACAGATTTGGAACCGTATGCCGTAAAACAGGGTGCACCGCTGACTCCTGATTTTTTTGTTTGA
- a CDS encoding T9SS type A sorting domain-containing protein produces the protein MKRIFPVAILLTCILYSKAQICGTDAVLKHADVTYRDWLERDKQDYIRTVWTNGRFASLDTTDVIIPVAVHIIHDNESYGAGTNLHDSVVVNLINGLNKKFGGNTPNHVNMHIQFQLACIDPIGNFTNGITRFNGSVLTKYHTGGLNIGDSTNGVSADTIVKYTGWPVDRYYNIYIVNKIQGGSAGYAYYPTSFGYFNLDGGYYAAQYANSSTYYYHTQLISHEMGHAFNLLHTFEGDSSGMRCPPNATCSALGDLICDTPPHKQSECGSTGSCAAGNIRNTTYNFLSYCFPDSSLYIFTEGQRERIRAAAAYSSRQYAKSVVSPTISKQPQTVNTCLSQNVRFSVNTPSAGVFSYQWFKDDNPLVVSLDSVFTVATATYADTGKYQVGVYNAICQYLYSNEVYLHIRDTVPEVLTNPVNKTACSGDTITLSVISKGTNVTYQWQKNGANQNNSNTPDYTINNVQAGNAGNYRVIISNFCGKDTSSVAVLAVNAKTQINTHPSAQTKNVGQSVTFSVAAAGTALSYQWKKNNGFIPAAPNGNSYTINNLVLSDSGIYTVDVINSCNTVTSNAARLTVKNTSSGIRQSTINSIRTIFPNPAADAINVSIQSKQPGEIQLRIVNMNGIEIYGKKISVLRSEWQHTINVSGYAKGMYILELTDKEGMATEKFLVE, from the coding sequence ATGAAAAGGATATTTCCAGTTGCTATTCTTTTAACGTGTATTCTATACTCCAAAGCTCAGATATGCGGCACAGATGCAGTATTAAAGCATGCTGATGTAACCTACAGGGACTGGCTGGAACGCGACAAACAGGATTATATACGGACTGTATGGACGAATGGCAGGTTTGCGTCACTGGATACGACGGATGTCATCATTCCGGTGGCGGTACATATTATCCATGACAATGAATCGTACGGAGCAGGTACGAATCTGCATGACTCTGTTGTAGTAAATCTGATTAATGGGTTGAATAAGAAATTTGGAGGAAATACCCCCAATCATGTAAATATGCATATTCAGTTTCAGTTGGCATGTATTGATCCAATCGGGAATTTTACTAATGGAATCACCCGGTTTAATGGTTCTGTCCTTACCAAATATCATACCGGGGGATTAAATATAGGTGACTCTACAAACGGAGTTTCGGCGGATACGATTGTAAAGTATACCGGATGGCCAGTGGATAGATATTACAACATATATATAGTCAATAAGATTCAGGGAGGCTCTGCAGGGTATGCTTATTACCCTACATCGTTCGGTTACTTCAACTTAGACGGCGGATATTATGCCGCGCAATATGCCAACTCCAGTACATATTATTATCATACCCAGCTCATATCGCATGAGATGGGGCATGCATTCAATCTATTGCACACATTTGAGGGTGATTCTTCGGGTATGCGTTGTCCGCCTAATGCCACATGCAGTGCACTGGGAGATTTGATTTGTGATACGCCGCCTCATAAGCAATCGGAGTGTGGCAGCACCGGCAGTTGTGCGGCGGGTAATATCAGAAATACCACCTACAATTTTTTAAGTTATTGTTTTCCGGATTCTTCGCTTTATATCTTTACGGAAGGGCAGCGAGAAAGAATCCGTGCAGCTGCCGCCTACAGCAGCAGACAATATGCCAAAAGTGTTGTATCGCCTACCATCAGTAAGCAACCCCAAACGGTGAACACCTGCCTGAGTCAGAATGTACGATTTTCCGTAAATACGCCTTCGGCAGGTGTATTTTCGTATCAGTGGTTTAAAGACGATAATCCTTTAGTCGTTTCATTGGATTCTGTTTTTACTGTTGCCACAGCAACCTATGCAGATACCGGAAAATACCAGGTAGGTGTCTATAATGCCATCTGTCAGTATCTATACTCCAATGAAGTGTACCTGCATATCAGAGATACTGTCCCGGAGGTTCTGACGAATCCAGTAAACAAGACAGCCTGTTCCGGAGACACCATTACCTTATCTGTCATCTCTAAAGGAACAAACGTGACGTATCAGTGGCAGAAAAATGGTGCAAATCAGAATAATTCCAACACACCCGATTATACCATTAACAACGTACAGGCCGGAAATGCCGGAAACTACCGGGTGATTATCAGTAATTTCTGCGGCAAAGACACCTCTTCCGTTGCTGTGCTGGCAGTGAATGCAAAGACACAGATAAACACGCATCCGTCAGCACAGACGAAGAATGTTGGACAAAGTGTAACCTTCAGCGTTGCTGCCGCAGGTACTGCGTTGAGTTATCAGTGGAAGAAAAATAATGGCTTCATTCCTGCAGCGCCAAACGGCAACAGCTATACCATCAATAACCTTGTCTTATCCGACTCTGGTATATACACGGTGGATGTGATAAACAGCTGCAACACCGTTACCTCTAATGCCGCCAGGCTAACGGTTAAAAATACCAGCAGTGGTATCCGGCAATCCACGATTAATTCCATCCGAACGATATTTCCAAATCCGGCAGCGGATGCAATCAATGTATCCATACAGTCCAAACAACCCGGGGAGATACAACTTCGTATCGTCAATATGAATGGTATTGAAATTTACGGCAAGAAGATTTCAGTACTAAGAAGTGAATGGCAGCACACCATCAATGTTTCCGGTTATGCCAAAGGGATGTATATTTTAGAACTGACAGACAAAGAGGGGATGGCAACGGAGAAGTTCTTGGTGGAGTAG
- a CDS encoding DUF2752 domain-containing protein gives MKKIKSYFSFELFFWITALIYLARIHPADAHFSLCVFQYLGISWCPGCGIGHSISYLLHGAIIKSVETHWLGTFALLLIVYRILQLLLFNTTKKQHYGKSILTF, from the coding sequence ATGAAAAAAATTAAATCATATTTTTCTTTCGAATTATTCTTTTGGATAACAGCCTTGATATATCTTGCAAGGATTCATCCTGCTGACGCTCATTTTTCGTTATGTGTATTCCAATATCTGGGAATTTCCTGGTGTCCGGGATGCGGCATCGGGCATTCCATATCTTATCTGCTGCATGGAGCTATTATTAAATCGGTCGAAACCCACTGGCTGGGAACTTTTGCGCTGCTGCTGATTGTTTACAGAATCTTGCAACTCCTACTATTTAATACCACTAAAAAACAACACTATGGGAAATCCATTCTTACATTTTAA
- a CDS encoding enoyl-CoA hydratase/isomerase family protein, whose amino-acid sequence MTTLKREDYITIEKNANGVCTIWMDQKNEKINKIGPDLIGLFEEVFSELDKDDSIKAFVLTSKKKDFIAGADIEAFQKVEKPGDWKPIAQKGHAILNQIEKSKKPIVAAIHGNALGAGLEIALACHARIASNDKSTKVALPEVKLGLLPGGGGTQRLPRLVGLQAALDMMLTGKNVFPYPALKMGLVDKVVHVSSLQNAAQKLALELEKTPIKRERNELNLDTVKAGFPALQKALTNIVLEAPLVNKIVFDQAKKMVDKQAHGNYPAPYKIMECVETGWNQGLEKGYAAEVEKFEELILSPVSRQLINIFFAMTDKKKNPYGEDKVKQVKRMGMIGAGFMGAGIAEVSMDDDIHVLLKDINQEMISSAYKTIYGDYAKKVSKKAMTKIELEEKMALLSGSLNYEDLDNQEIIIEAVFEDLKLKQRILTDVEANAKPNTIFATNTSALPIKHIAANAKNPELVIGMHYFSPVPKMPLLEIVKTDKTADWVIATCYDVGVRQGKTVIVVDDGPGFYTTRILAPLMNEAQLLLDEGGDIMQIDKEMNLFGFPVGPITLADEVGIDVGAHIMSGELMQDLLKTRPKFKISKTLLEISKAGYKGRKNKKGFYKYDENGKKVSGQVDANIYSYYGGNARKKADANDIHMRCAMAMVNEAALCLQENIIANPLDGDIGAIFGLGFPPFRGGPFRYIDSLGAQKVVDILNDLTVRFGERFEPAQILVDYAKAGKKFYDK is encoded by the coding sequence ATGACAACATTAAAACGAGAAGACTATATCACCATCGAGAAAAACGCCAACGGCGTTTGCACCATTTGGATGGATCAGAAAAATGAAAAAATCAATAAAATCGGTCCCGATCTGATCGGTTTATTTGAGGAAGTTTTTTCAGAACTGGATAAGGATGATTCCATTAAGGCATTTGTCTTAACCAGCAAGAAAAAAGATTTCATCGCCGGCGCAGATATCGAAGCCTTCCAAAAAGTGGAAAAACCGGGCGACTGGAAACCGATTGCGCAAAAAGGACATGCGATATTAAATCAAATAGAGAAATCCAAAAAGCCGATTGTTGCGGCTATTCACGGCAACGCCTTGGGAGCAGGACTGGAAATTGCATTGGCCTGTCATGCACGCATCGCTTCCAATGACAAATCCACCAAGGTGGCTTTACCCGAAGTAAAACTGGGCTTATTGCCCGGCGGCGGCGGCACACAACGCCTGCCACGGCTAGTGGGATTGCAGGCTGCCCTGGACATGATGCTGACCGGAAAAAATGTATTTCCCTACCCCGCCCTGAAAATGGGATTGGTAGATAAGGTGGTACACGTATCTTCCCTGCAAAATGCCGCTCAGAAATTGGCGCTGGAACTGGAGAAAACTCCCATCAAACGCGAACGCAATGAGCTGAATCTGGATACGGTGAAAGCGGGTTTCCCTGCTTTGCAAAAAGCGCTGACCAATATCGTACTCGAAGCGCCACTGGTGAATAAGATCGTATTTGACCAGGCGAAAAAGATGGTGGATAAACAGGCACACGGCAACTATCCTGCTCCGTATAAAATTATGGAGTGTGTGGAGACAGGCTGGAATCAGGGACTGGAAAAAGGCTACGCTGCCGAAGTGGAAAAATTTGAAGAACTGATTTTATCTCCGGTTTCCCGCCAGTTGATCAATATCTTTTTTGCAATGACGGACAAAAAGAAAAATCCGTACGGCGAGGACAAGGTGAAACAGGTGAAACGCATGGGCATGATCGGCGCGGGCTTCATGGGCGCGGGCATCGCGGAAGTTTCCATGGACGATGATATCCATGTATTACTGAAGGACATCAACCAGGAAATGATTTCATCCGCATACAAAACCATTTATGGTGATTATGCAAAAAAGGTATCCAAAAAGGCAATGACAAAAATTGAGCTGGAAGAAAAAATGGCTTTATTGTCCGGCAGCTTGAACTATGAAGATTTAGACAATCAGGAAATCATCATCGAGGCGGTGTTTGAAGACTTGAAACTGAAACAGCGCATTCTGACAGACGTAGAAGCCAACGCAAAACCGAATACCATTTTTGCCACCAATACGTCCGCATTGCCGATTAAACACATCGCAGCTAATGCAAAAAATCCGGAACTGGTGATTGGTATGCACTATTTCTCTCCCGTGCCGAAGATGCCTTTACTGGAAATTGTAAAGACAGATAAGACCGCCGACTGGGTGATTGCCACCTGTTATGATGTAGGCGTGCGGCAAGGCAAAACGGTTATCGTGGTAGATGATGGTCCTGGATTTTACACCACACGTATTCTGGCTCCGCTGATGAACGAAGCGCAGCTGCTGCTCGATGAAGGTGGCGATATTATGCAGATAGATAAAGAGATGAATTTATTCGGCTTCCCGGTAGGGCCTATCACCCTGGCGGATGAAGTGGGTATCGATGTGGGCGCTCATATCATGAGCGGCGAGCTGATGCAGGATTTATTGAAGACAAGGCCAAAGTTTAAAATCAGTAAAACACTGTTAGAAATATCCAAAGCCGGCTACAAAGGCAGAAAGAATAAAAAAGGGTTTTACAAATACGATGAAAACGGCAAGAAGGTATCCGGGCAGGTAGATGCGAATATCTATTCATACTATGGCGGCAATGCCCGTAAAAAAGCAGATGCCAACGACATACACATGCGCTGTGCGATGGCGATGGTGAATGAAGCGGCCTTGTGCCTGCAGGAAAACATCATAGCCAACCCGCTGGACGGCGACATCGGCGCAATCTTCGGCCTGGGCTTCCCGCCTTTCCGTGGCGGCCCGTTCCGTTACATCGACTCCTTAGGTGCACAGAAAGTGGTGGATATCCTGAATGATTTGACCGTTCGATTCGGTGAACGCTTCGAGCCTGCACAAATCCTGGTGGATTATGCTAAAGCAGGTAAGAAGTTTTATGATAAATAG
- the tsaE gene encoding tRNA (adenosine(37)-N6)-threonylcarbamoyltransferase complex ATPase subunit type 1 TsaE yields the protein MIFTINHLIDLEQVAEAIIQQTATNSIFCFYGNLGAGKTTLITSVCRKLKVTDSISSPTYPIINEYSTADGKIIYHIDLYRLKSKEEVLNIGIEEYLYSGNSCFIEWPDIFESILPEKHSKIFIRKLEDENRTVEIVSNSRP from the coding sequence ATGATTTTTACGATTAACCATCTGATTGACCTGGAACAAGTGGCGGAAGCCATCATTCAACAGACTGCCACCAACTCCATTTTTTGTTTCTACGGCAACCTCGGAGCCGGTAAGACAACACTCATAACATCTGTCTGCCGTAAGCTGAAGGTGACCGATTCCATCTCCTCGCCTACTTATCCGATTATCAACGAATATTCCACTGCCGACGGCAAGATCATTTACCATATCGACCTGTATCGGCTGAAATCCAAGGAAGAAGTCCTCAACATAGGAATAGAAGAATATCTCTACTCCGGAAATTCCTGTTTTATTGAATGGCCGGACATCTTTGAATCCATCCTTCCGGAGAAACATAGTAAGATTTTTATTCGTAAATTAGAGGATGAAAACAGGACTGTCGAGATAGTCAGTAACAGCCGGCCGTAA
- a CDS encoding DUF2236 domain-containing protein, with the protein MQFPTAEYRQRCDEAADRLVKHIFETYGDKDARKLYLQLIHTFSQIDYTALPKEIRDFHQTSQEDISILHPEKINLAAEYFQQNGHAMFLMLIAKCLPQLYSSYRGTKVLYETGYLVGKDNDALVARRLMETAQFFIDIMSRDSFQPGKYGFFAATKVRIIHAYVRKFMWDKGWNSTYAADYDQPVCQEDMTGTLLAFSVCNIEGIQKMGLLISDEEMDAVIYTWHIAGKLLGVDDAFNPESFEDGQLLFHHLINKEKKLGVENKALVDAILNFMRSIFTPSLLKNTPYKNQNKLPEILVSYFVGREVAPYIGLNYHTDTYYRHVLKSMAVILPNIFIQSRKTRVTQEAVVDGSAYLVAAIFKFIKDHYQLEFRIREDILEDWHLAAYLKNYGYRESTSGTVVHT; encoded by the coding sequence ATGCAGTTTCCTACCGCTGAATACCGGCAACGTTGTGATGAAGCCGCCGACAGGCTCGTAAAGCATATCTTTGAAACCTATGGTGATAAGGATGCCAGAAAACTGTACCTGCAGCTTATTCACACATTTTCACAAATCGATTACACGGCGCTACCTAAAGAGATAAGAGATTTTCACCAAACCAGTCAGGAAGACATATCCATCCTGCATCCTGAAAAAATAAATCTGGCGGCGGAGTATTTTCAGCAAAACGGCCATGCCATGTTTCTGATGCTCATAGCCAAATGCCTCCCCCAGTTATATTCCAGTTACAGAGGTACCAAAGTGTTGTACGAAACCGGCTACCTGGTAGGCAAAGATAACGATGCACTGGTGGCACGCAGGCTGATGGAAACCGCCCAATTCTTCATAGACATCATGAGCCGTGATTCCTTTCAGCCCGGAAAATACGGATTCTTTGCAGCCACCAAAGTACGCATCATACATGCCTATGTCCGCAAATTCATGTGGGACAAAGGCTGGAACTCGACATATGCCGCCGATTACGACCAGCCCGTCTGTCAGGAAGACATGACGGGTACCTTACTGGCATTCTCCGTCTGTAATATCGAAGGCATACAGAAAATGGGCTTGCTGATTTCTGACGAAGAGATGGATGCCGTGATATATACCTGGCACATCGCCGGGAAATTACTGGGCGTCGATGATGCATTCAACCCGGAATCATTTGAGGATGGCCAGTTGCTATTCCATCACCTGATTAACAAAGAAAAGAAATTGGGTGTTGAAAACAAGGCGCTGGTAGATGCCATCCTGAATTTCATGCGCAGCATTTTCACACCTTCCTTACTGAAAAATACGCCCTACAAAAATCAAAATAAACTGCCCGAAATTTTAGTCAGTTATTTTGTAGGAAGGGAGGTTGCCCCCTACATCGGCTTGAACTACCACACTGATACATATTACAGGCATGTCCTCAAAAGCATGGCTGTCATTTTACCCAATATCTTTATCCAGTCCCGAAAAACACGGGTAACGCAGGAAGCCGTGGTGGATGGCTCCGCCTATCTGGTGGCAGCTATCTTTAAATTCATCAAAGACCATTACCAGCTCGAATTCAGAATCCGCGAAGATATCCTGGAAGACTGGCATCTCGCAGCTTACCTGAAAAACTACGGATACAGGGAATCAACATCCGGAACCGTTGTTCACACATAA
- a CDS encoding TM2 domain-containing protein — MGNPFLHFKSVTPIEMAHLNQLTAGLSEEKLRNFVSVYGSKRRESDLVLLISCIGLVGVAGIQRFLVGQIGMGILYFFTGGLCLVGTILDIVNHKQLADEYNIQMANESLQLV, encoded by the coding sequence ATGGGAAATCCATTCTTACATTTTAAATCCGTCACGCCCATCGAGATGGCACATCTGAATCAGCTTACTGCCGGTTTGTCCGAGGAAAAGTTAAGAAATTTCGTTTCCGTCTACGGTTCTAAGCGCAGAGAGTCTGATCTGGTACTTCTGATTTCGTGTATCGGATTAGTGGGCGTTGCCGGCATCCAGCGCTTCCTGGTTGGTCAGATAGGAATGGGGATATTGTATTTCTTTACCGGCGGTTTGTGTCTTGTCGGCACCATTCTGGATATCGTCAACCACAAACAACTGGCGGACGAATATAATATTCAGATGGCGAATGAAAGCCTGCAATTGGTGTAA